The following proteins are encoded in a genomic region of Glycine soja cultivar W05 chromosome 17, ASM419377v2, whole genome shotgun sequence:
- the LOC114392987 gene encoding protein NRT1/ PTR FAMILY 4.6-like — translation MEEAQVQVWEGYVDWRNKPAIKGHHGGMLAASFVLAAEVLENLAFLANASNLVLYLSKFMHFSPSTSANIVTDFMGTAFLLAILGGFLADAFITTYSIYLISAVIEFMGLLMLTIQAHKPSLKPPNCVIGNTDSPCDKIHGGDAVMLFAGLYLVALGVGGIKGSLPPHGAEQFDENTPEGRKQRSSFFNYFVFSLSCGALIAVTFVVWIEDNKGWKWGLVVSTASILLSIPVFLLGSHKYRTKIPAGSPITSMFKVLVAAICNNCKAKNSSNAVISMTTGPSHATERKDGEEQSKTRKEVVPGQTLTDNLKFLNKAVMEPAVHPMLECTVKEVEEVKIVARILPIFMSTIMLNCCLAQLSTFSVQQSATMNTMLGSFKVPPASLPVFPVLFIMILAPLYNHIIVPFARKATKTEMGITHLQRIGTGLFLSIVAMAVAALVETKRKKTATKFGLLDSPKVPLPITFLWVALQYIFLGSADLFTLAGMMEFFFTEAPWSMRSLATALSWASLAMGYFLSTVLVSTINKVTGAFGSHTPWLLGANLNHYHLERFYWLMCALSGLNFVHFLFWANSYKYRCSTKPG, via the exons ATG GAAGAAGCACAGGTGCAGGTATGGGAAGGGTACGTAGATTGGAGGAACAAGCCAGCCATAAAAGGACATCATGGTGGCATGCTTGCTGCTTCCTTTGTTTTGG CCGCGGAGGTATTGGAGAACCTAGCATTTCTTGCCAATGCAAGCAACCTTGTTTTATATCTGTCCAAGTTTATGCACTTTTCACCATCCACCTCTGCCAACATTGTCACTGACTTCATGGGAACAGCCTTCCTCCTTGCCATTCTTGGTGGATTTCTAGCTGATGCGTTTATCACCACTTACTCCATCTATCTCATAAGTGCTGTGATAGAATTCATG GGTTTATTAATGCTCACAATACAAGCTCACAAGCCATCACTGAAACCACCAAACTGCGTAATTGGAAACACCGACAGTCCATGCGATAAAATCCATGGTGGGGACGCAGTTATGCTGTTTGCAGGCCTCTATCTAGTGGCTCTGGGCGTTGGAGGTATAAAAGGTTCTCTTCCTCCTCATGGAGCTGAGCAGTTTGATGAGAACACTCCAGAGGGAAGGAAGCAGAGATCttcatttttcaattacttTGTTTTCAGCCTGTCTTGTGGAGCATTAATTGCAGTAACTTTTGTGGTATGGATTGAAGACAACAAGGGATGGAAGTGGGGTTTAGTGGTCTCAACTGCATCAATACTTCTCTCCATTCCAGTTTTTCTTCTTGGCTCTCACAAGTACAGGACCAAGATTCCAGCAGGAAGCCCCATCACATCCATGTTCAAG GTTCTTGTTGCAGCAATTTGCAACAACTGCAAAGCCAAGAATTCAAGCAATGCTGTCATAAGCATGACTACAGGTCCATCTCATGCAACTGAAAGGAAAGATGGAGAGGAACAAAGTAAGACTAGAAAAGAGGTTGTTCCAGGCCAAACTCTAACCGACAACCTTAAATTCCTCAACAAAGCAGTGATGGAACCAGCAGTTCACCCAATGTTAGAGTGCACAGTAAAGGAAGTGGAAGAGGTGAAGATTGTGGCAAGGATTCTTCCCATATTCATGTCCACCATAATGCTAAACTGTTGCCTAGCTCAGCTATCTACCTTCTCAGTTCAACAGTCAGCCACTATGAACACCATGCTTGGTTCCTTCAAGGTCCCACCAGCTTCTCTGCCTGTGTTCCCTGTCCTCTTCATCATGATCCTTGCACCACTCTACAACCACATCATTGTCCCATTTGCAAGAAAAGCAACCAAAACTGAAATGGGAATCACACACCTACAAAGAATAGGGACAGGCCTTTTCCTCTCCATCGTGGCAATGGCTGTGGCAGCATTGGTGGAAACTAAGAGAAAGAAAACTGCTACAAAGTTTGGTTTGTTGGACTCACCCAAAGTACCACTCCCCATAACATTCCTTTGGGTGGCATTGCAATATATCTTTCTTGGTTCCGCTGATCTATTCACTTTGGCCGGCATGATGGAGTTCTTCTTCACAGAGGCACCATGGAGCATGAGGTCTTTGGCCACAGCACTCTCATGGGCCTCACTGGCCATGGGGTACTTCCTCAGCACTGTTCTTGTGTCCACCATCAATAAGGTCACTGGTGCTTTTGGATCACACACGCCATGGCTCTTGGGTGCCAACTTGAACCATTATCACCTCGAGAGGTTTTACTGGTTGATGTGTGCGCTCAGTGGACTCAACTTCGTTCATTTTCTCTTCTGGGCTAATTCCTACAAATACAGATGTTCAACTAAGCCTGGATAA